A section of the Canis lupus baileyi chromosome 5, mCanLup2.hap1, whole genome shotgun sequence genome encodes:
- the LOC140633529 gene encoding protocadherin beta-5-like, with the protein METALTKTPQKRQVIFLAILLLLWEAGSDAIRYSMPEETESGSFVANLAKDLGLRVGELTTRGARIHYKGNRQLLQLDMETGNLLLYEKLDREVLCAATDPCILYFQLLLENPVQFFQADLQLTDINDHSPEFLDKEMLLKIPEIVQPGTIFPLKIAQDLDIGINTVQNYTISSNSHFHVVTRNRGDGRKYPELLLDKALDREEQSEFRLTLTALDGGTPPRSGTTAVRIEVVDINDNAPEFLQSLYEVQIPENSPLNSLVVAVSAQDLDEGAYGNVVYTLFQGDEVTQPFVIDEITGEIRLTKALDFEATRHYNVEIAGTDGGGLSGKCTVAIEVVDVNDNAPELTMSTLASSTPENSPETVVAVFSVSDPDSGDNGRMVCSIQNDLPFLLKPTFKNFYTLVTERPLDRESQAEYNITITVSDLGTPRLKTQHNITVTVSDVNDNAPAFSQTTYTLRVRENNSPALHIGTVSATDRDAGANAQVTYSLLPPRDPHLPLASLVSINADNGQLFALRSLDYEALQAFEVRVGAADRGSPALSSQALVRVLVLDDNDNAPFVLYPLQNGSAPCTELVPRAAEAGYLVTKVVAVDGDSGQNAWLSFQLLKATEPGLFGVWAHNGEVRTARLLSERDAVRHRLLVLVKDNGEPPLSASVTLHVLLVDGFSQPYLPLPDVAAAEARADPLTVYLVIALASVSSLFLCSALAFVAVRLCRRSGAASGGGCAVPEGHFPGHLVDVSGAGTLSQSYQYEVCLAGGTGTSEFKFLKPVIPKFSPHGAGEEIEESTTFRNSFGFN; encoded by the coding sequence ATGGAGACTGCGCTAACAAAAACGCCACAGAAAAGGCAAGTTATCTTTCTTGCTATATTGTTGCTTTTGTGGGAGGCTGGCTCTGACGCAATTAGGTATTCCATgccagaagaaacagaaagtggCTCCTTTGTGGCCAACCTGGCAAAAGACCTGGGGCTCAGGGTGGGGGAACTGACTACTCGGGGCGCGCGAATCCATTACAAAGGAAACAGACAGCTCTTGCAGCTGGATATGGAAACCGGGAATTTACTGCTATATGAAAAACTAGACCGGGAGGTTCTGTGCGCGGCGACCGATCCCTGTATACTGTATTTCCAGTTATTACTGGAAAACCCGGTGCAGTTTTTTCAGGCTGATCTGCAGCTTACAGATATAAATGACCATTCCCCAGAGTTCCTAGACAAGGAAATGCTTCTAAAAATCCCAGAGATCGTTCAGCCAGGGACcatatttcctttgaaaatagcTCAGGACTTAGACATAGGTATCAATACTGTGCAGAACTACACAATCAGCTCAAATTCCCATTTTCACGTTGTCACTCGTAATCGCGGAGATGGCAGAAAATACCCAGAGCTCCTGCTGGACAAAGCGCTGGATCGGGAGGAGCAGTCTGAGTTCAGGTTAACCCTCACGGCGCTGGATGGTGGGACTCCGCCCAGGTCTGGGACCACGGCAGTCCGCATTGAAGTCGTGGACATCAATGATAATGCCCCTGAGTTCTTACAGTCGCTCTATGAGGTACAGATCCCCGAGAACAGCCCCCTAAACTCCTTGGTTGTCGCTGTCTCTGCCCAAGATTTAGATGAAGGAGCATATGGGAATGTTGTCTACACTCTATTCCAAGGCGATGAAGTTACTCAACCATTTGTAATAGATGAAATTACAGGAGAAATTCGTCTGACAAAGGCATTGGATTTTGAGGCAACTCGACACTATAATGTGGAAATTGCAGGCACGGACGGCGGGGGTCTTTCAGGAAAATGCACCGTAGCTATAGAGGTTGTGGATGTGAATGACAACGCCCCTGAACTTACCATGTCTACGCTTGCGAGCTCtaccccagaaaactcaccagaGACTGTAGTGGCTGTTTTCAGTGTTTCTGATCCAGACTCTGGAGACAATGGTAGGATGGTTTGCTCCATCCAGAACGATCTCCCCTTTCTCCTGAAACCCACATTCAAGAACTTTTACACCCTAGTTACGGAGAGACCATTGGACAGAGAGAGCCAGGCGGAGTACAACATCACCATCACCGTCAGTGACCTGGGGACCCCCAGGCTGAAGACCCAGCACAACATCACCGTGACGGTCTCCGACGTCAACGACAACGCCCCCGCCTTCAGCCAGACCACCTACACCCTGCGCGTCCGCGAGAACAACAGCCCCGCCCTGCACATCGGCACCGTGAGCGCCACCGACAGAGACGCGGGCGCCAACGCCCAGGTCACCTACTCGCTGCTGCCGCCCCGGGACCCGCACCTGCCGCTCGCCTCGCTGGTGTCCATCAACGCGGACAACGGGCAGCTGTTCGCGCTCAGGTCCCTGGACTACGAGGCGCTGCAGGCCTTCGAGGTCCGCGTGGGCGCGGCCGACCGCGGCTCGCCCGCGCTGAGCAGCCAGGCGCTGGTGCGCGTGCTGGTGCTGGACGACAACGACAACGCGCCCTTCGTGCTGTACCCGCTGCAGAACGGCTCTGCGCCCTGCACCGAGCTGGTGCCGCGGGCGGCCGAGGCGGGCTACCTGGTGACCAAGGTGGTGGCGGTGGACGGCGACTCGGGCCAGAACGCCTGGCTGTCGTTCCAGCTGCTCAAGGCCACGGAGCCCGGGCTGTTCGGCGTGTGGGCGCACAACGGCGAGGTGCGCACGGCCCGGCTGCTGAGCGAGCGCGACGCCGTCAGGCACAGGCTGCTGGTGCTGGTCAAGGACAATGGCGAGCCGCCGCTGTCGGCCAGCGTCACGCTGCACGTGCTGCTGGTGGACGGCTTCTCGCAGCCCTACCTGCCGCTGCCGGACGTGGCGGCGGCCGAGGCCCGGGCCGACCCGCTCACCGTCTACCTGGTCATCGCCTTGGCGTCCGTGTCGTCGCTCTTCCTGTGCTCGGCGCTGGCGTTCGTGGCGGTGCGGCTGTGCAGGAGGAGCGGGGCGGCGTCGGGGGGTGGCTGCGCGGTGCCCGAGGGCCACTTTCCGGGCCACCTGGTGGACGTCAGCGGCGCGGGGACCCTGTCCCAGAGCTACCAGTACGAGGTGTGTCTGGCGGGAGGGACTGGGACCAGCGAGTTCAAATTCTTGAAGCCTGTTATTCCCAAATTTTCACCCCATGGCGCTGGCGAAGAAATAGAGGAAAGCACCACCTTCCGGAATAGTTTTGGATTCAATTAG